The proteins below are encoded in one region of Micromonospora pisi:
- the metH gene encoding methionine synthase, whose amino-acid sequence MLEALATRILVADGAMGTMLQAADLSLDDFEGYEGCNEVLNVSRPEVVRSVHDAYFAAGADCVETNTFGTNLGNLGEYDIQHRILELAQAGARIARESADQWATPEKPRFVLGSIGPGTKLPTLGHSRYDALRQAYLENATGLLTGGVDALIIETCQDLLQVKSAVVGARRAMAEAGRTVPLICHVTVETTGTMLLGSEIGAALTALEPLGIDLIGLNCATGPAEMSEHLRYLSQHARVPLSVMPNAGLPQLTADGAYYPLTPDELAQALERFVAEYGVALVGGCCGTTPEHIRKVAERLGDAAPVSREPSPEAGVASIYHHVPFAQDASVLMVGERTNANGSKAFREAMLAGDWQACVEIARSQARDGSHLLDLCVDYVGRDGAEDMRQLASRFATASTLPIMLDSTEPQVIEAGLEMLGGRCVVNSVNFEDGDGPESRYARIMPIVKEHGAAVVALTIDEEGQARTAEWKVRVASRLIDDLTGRWGLNVGDIMVDALTFPIATGQEETRRDGIETINAIREIAARYPGVNFTLGVSNVSFGLNPAARQVLNSVFLHECVQAGLTSAIVHASKILPMAKIPEEQRRVALDLVYDRRRPATEDQPAYDPVQRFIEIFEGVDAASARATRAEELAGLPLGERLKRRIVDGERKGLEADLDEALTERPALEIINDTLLDGMKVVGELFGSGQMQLPFVLQSAEVMKTAVAYLEPHMEKADDGGKGRIVLATVKGDVHDIGKNLVDIILSNNGYDVVNIGIKQPITAILDAAEQHKADAIGMSGLLVKSTVIMKENLQEMAARGVAQRWPVLLGGAALTRAYVEDDLRSTYEGQVHYARDAFEGLSLMDRVMVAKRGGAAVVDPEREAALAARRARRERQRAMVTDSLPDIFDASVRSDVATDVEVPKPPFFGTRVIKGVPLADYSALLDERATFVGQWGLRGARGGNGPSYEELVETEGRPRLRYWLDRLIADKVLEAAVVYGYFPAYSEGNDLVVLDENGHTERARFTFPRQRQERRLCLADFFKPKGQELDVVALQLVTVGQPISEYTAKMFARNEYRDYLEVHGLSVQLTEALAEYWHRRVRSELVLPAGGTVGSSDPTDLAGLLHNDYRGCRYALGYTACPDLEDRAKIVDLLEADRIGVRLSEEFQLEPEQATDAIVVHHPDANYFNAK is encoded by the coding sequence CTGCTCGAAGCCCTCGCCACCCGGATCCTCGTCGCCGACGGGGCGATGGGGACGATGCTGCAGGCCGCCGACCTGAGCCTGGACGACTTCGAGGGCTACGAGGGGTGCAACGAGGTCCTGAACGTCAGCCGGCCCGAGGTGGTCCGGTCGGTGCACGACGCCTACTTCGCGGCCGGTGCCGACTGTGTCGAGACCAACACCTTCGGCACCAACCTCGGCAACCTCGGTGAGTACGACATCCAGCACCGGATTCTGGAGTTGGCGCAGGCGGGGGCAAGGATCGCCCGGGAGTCCGCGGACCAGTGGGCGACGCCGGAGAAGCCGCGGTTCGTGCTCGGCTCGATCGGCCCCGGCACCAAGCTTCCGACCCTCGGCCACAGCCGGTACGACGCGTTGCGGCAGGCGTACCTGGAGAACGCCACCGGGCTGCTGACCGGCGGGGTCGACGCGTTGATCATCGAGACCTGTCAGGACCTGCTCCAGGTCAAGTCCGCTGTGGTCGGCGCCCGGCGGGCGATGGCCGAGGCGGGCCGTACGGTGCCGTTGATCTGCCACGTCACGGTCGAGACCACCGGGACCATGCTGCTCGGCAGCGAGATCGGTGCCGCTCTGACCGCGCTCGAACCGCTCGGCATCGACCTGATCGGGCTCAACTGCGCCACCGGGCCGGCGGAGATGAGCGAGCACCTGCGCTACCTCTCCCAGCACGCCCGGGTGCCGTTGTCGGTGATGCCGAACGCCGGGCTGCCGCAGCTCACCGCCGATGGTGCGTACTACCCGCTGACCCCGGACGAGTTGGCGCAGGCGCTGGAGCGGTTCGTCGCCGAGTACGGCGTCGCCCTCGTCGGCGGCTGCTGCGGCACCACCCCCGAGCACATCCGCAAGGTCGCCGAACGGCTCGGCGACGCCGCTCCGGTGTCGCGGGAGCCGAGCCCGGAGGCCGGCGTCGCCTCGATCTACCACCACGTGCCGTTCGCCCAGGACGCCAGCGTGCTGATGGTGGGGGAGCGGACCAACGCCAACGGCTCGAAGGCGTTCCGCGAGGCGATGCTCGCCGGTGACTGGCAGGCCTGCGTGGAGATCGCCCGCAGCCAGGCCCGCGACGGGTCGCACCTGCTCGACCTCTGCGTCGACTACGTGGGCCGCGACGGCGCGGAGGACATGCGTCAGCTCGCCAGCCGCTTCGCCACCGCCTCCACTTTGCCGATCATGCTCGACTCGACCGAGCCGCAGGTGATCGAGGCCGGGCTGGAGATGCTCGGTGGCCGGTGCGTGGTGAACTCGGTGAACTTCGAGGACGGCGACGGCCCCGAGTCGCGATACGCCCGGATCATGCCGATCGTCAAGGAACACGGTGCCGCGGTGGTCGCGCTCACCATCGACGAGGAGGGCCAGGCCCGGACCGCCGAGTGGAAGGTGCGGGTCGCGTCCCGGCTGATCGACGACCTCACCGGCCGCTGGGGACTGAACGTCGGCGACATCATGGTCGACGCGCTCACCTTCCCGATCGCCACCGGGCAGGAGGAGACCCGCCGCGACGGTATCGAGACCATCAACGCGATCCGGGAGATCGCCGCCCGCTACCCCGGGGTCAACTTCACCCTGGGCGTCTCGAACGTTTCCTTCGGACTCAACCCGGCTGCCCGTCAGGTGCTCAACTCGGTTTTCCTGCACGAGTGCGTGCAGGCCGGCCTGACCAGCGCCATCGTTCACGCCAGCAAGATCCTGCCGATGGCGAAGATCCCTGAGGAGCAGCGCCGGGTCGCGCTCGACCTGGTCTACGACCGGCGCCGACCGGCCACCGAGGACCAGCCGGCGTACGACCCCGTGCAGCGCTTCATCGAGATCTTCGAAGGTGTCGACGCCGCCTCGGCCCGCGCCACCCGGGCCGAGGAACTTGCCGGGCTGCCGCTCGGTGAGCGGCTCAAGCGCCGGATCGTCGACGGTGAACGCAAGGGCCTCGAGGCCGACCTGGACGAGGCGCTGACCGAGCGCCCCGCCCTCGAGATCATCAACGACACCCTGCTCGACGGGATGAAGGTCGTCGGCGAACTCTTCGGCTCCGGCCAGATGCAGTTGCCGTTCGTGCTCCAGTCGGCCGAGGTGATGAAGACCGCGGTGGCCTACCTGGAACCGCACATGGAGAAGGCCGACGACGGCGGTAAGGGCCGGATCGTGCTCGCCACGGTCAAGGGCGACGTGCACGACATCGGCAAGAACCTGGTCGACATCATCCTGTCCAACAACGGCTACGACGTCGTCAACATCGGCATCAAACAGCCGATCACGGCGATCCTCGACGCCGCCGAGCAACACAAGGCCGACGCCATCGGCATGTCCGGCCTGCTGGTCAAGAGCACCGTCATCATGAAGGAGAACCTCCAGGAGATGGCGGCGCGCGGGGTCGCGCAGCGGTGGCCGGTGCTGCTCGGCGGGGCCGCGCTGACCCGGGCCTACGTCGAGGACGACCTTCGTTCGACGTACGAGGGGCAGGTTCACTATGCCCGCGACGCGTTCGAGGGCCTGTCCCTGATGGATCGGGTGATGGTGGCCAAGCGTGGCGGCGCGGCCGTGGTGGACCCGGAGCGGGAAGCGGCCCTGGCGGCCCGGAGGGCACGCCGCGAGCGGCAGCGGGCGATGGTCACCGACTCGCTGCCGGACATCTTCGACGCCTCGGTTCGCTCCGACGTCGCCACCGATGTCGAGGTGCCGAAGCCGCCGTTCTTCGGCACCCGTGTGATCAAGGGGGTGCCGCTGGCCGACTACTCGGCGCTGCTCGACGAGCGGGCCACCTTCGTCGGCCAGTGGGGACTGCGTGGTGCCCGGGGCGGCAACGGACCGTCGTACGAGGAACTGGTCGAGACCGAGGGACGGCCGAGGCTGCGCTACTGGCTGGACCGGCTGATCGCCGACAAGGTCCTCGAGGCGGCCGTGGTGTACGGCTACTTCCCGGCGTACTCCGAGGGCAACGACCTGGTGGTGCTGGACGAGAACGGCCACACCGAACGGGCCCGGTTCACTTTCCCGAGGCAGCGGCAGGAGCGGCGGCTCTGCCTGGCTGACTTCTTCAAGCCCAAGGGCCAGGAGCTGGACGTGGTGGCGCTGCAACTGGTCACCGTCGGCCAGCCGATCAGCGAGTACACCGCGAAGATGTTCGCCCGTAACGAGTACCGGGACTACCTCGAGGTGCACGGCCTCTCCGTACAGCTCACCGAGGCGCTCGCCGAATACTGGCACCGTCGCGTCCGCAGCGAGCTGGTCCTGCCCGCCGGCGGTACGGTCGGCAGCTCCGACCCGACGGATCTGGCCGGCCTGCTGCACAACGACTACCGGGGCTGCCGGTACGCGCTCGGCTACACCGCCTGCCCCGACCTGGAGGACCGGGCGAAGATAGTCGACCTGCTCGAAGCCGACCGGATCGGCGTACGCCTCTCCGAGGAGTTCCAGCTTGAACCGGAGCAGGCCACCGACGCCATCGTCGTCCACCACCCCGACGCCAACTACTTCAACGCCAAGTAG
- a CDS encoding fibronectin type III domain-containing protein: protein MPVRPSRTARSWAHRPLVTVLTAILVTTVASPAYAAEEDTEAPTAPGAITIVDIDTTWVEFTWTASTDNVGVARYDVNARFEDFGRSYTTATNSIRIEALGPSRTYTWQVIARDAAGNGASSPTLRLTMPPGDDQPPGAPGNPIAYDLSDTSLWLRWEHSVENVVLDRYEVFRVNTDGSRTRVSEIYQYPPGRNSTRISGLSPNTTYTFVVQARDEVGFDSPFSEPVTVTTRSAAPACAARVEVHQWGNGSVAHLVVENTSTTTIDGWTMSWNIAPNQQFHGLWGAEVLFRDPLRRAIWVDNASYNRTIAPGGSVRVGYVATDSVAPWQIALSGAICTVTPT from the coding sequence GTGCCTGTTCGTCCGTCCCGCACAGCCCGATCATGGGCGCACCGACCACTCGTCACCGTCCTGACAGCCATCCTGGTCACGACCGTCGCCAGCCCCGCGTACGCGGCCGAGGAGGACACCGAGGCGCCGACCGCGCCCGGCGCGATCACGATCGTCGACATCGACACCACCTGGGTCGAGTTCACCTGGACCGCCTCGACCGACAACGTCGGCGTGGCGCGGTACGACGTCAACGCCAGGTTCGAGGACTTCGGTCGGAGCTACACCACCGCCACCAACAGCATCCGGATCGAGGCACTGGGGCCGTCGCGCACCTACACCTGGCAGGTCATCGCGCGAGACGCGGCCGGTAACGGAGCCTCGTCGCCGACCCTGCGGCTGACCATGCCGCCCGGAGACGACCAGCCGCCGGGCGCCCCGGGAAACCCGATCGCGTACGACCTCTCCGACACCTCGCTCTGGCTGCGATGGGAGCACTCGGTGGAGAACGTCGTGCTGGATCGGTACGAGGTCTTCCGGGTCAACACCGACGGCAGCCGCACCCGGGTCAGCGAGATCTACCAGTACCCGCCTGGCCGCAACAGCACCCGGATCAGCGGGCTGAGCCCGAACACGACGTACACCTTCGTGGTACAGGCCCGAGACGAGGTCGGCTTCGACTCGCCGTTCTCCGAACCGGTCACCGTGACCACCCGGTCTGCCGCTCCGGCCTGTGCCGCCCGCGTCGAGGTGCACCAGTGGGGCAACGGCTCAGTGGCTCACCTGGTGGTCGAGAACACCAGCACGACCACGATCGACGGCTGGACGATGAGCTGGAACATCGCCCCCAACCAACAGTTCCACGGGCTGTGGGGGGCCGAAGTGCTGTTCCGCGACCCGCTCCGGCGCGCGATCTGGGTGGACAACGCCAGCTACAACAGGACGATCGCGCCGGGTGGCAGCGTCCGGGTCGGGTACGTCGCCACGGACTCCGTCGCGCCATGGCAAATCGCCCTGAGCGGCGCGATCTGCACCGTCACACCAACATAG
- a CDS encoding SAM-dependent methyltransferase yields MTESSAVAGVRQGVSKLDTNVPQTARIWNYLLGGKDHFAADRAVGDQIIQGLPQLAENARLSRAYLARAARYLAGEAGVRQFLDIGTGLPTADNTHQVAQSVAPDARIVYVDNDPLVLTHARALLTSSPQGVTDYIDADLRDTETIVREAARTLDLTKPVAVFLMGILGHIEGDDEAKSIIGRIMGALPSGSYLAMYDGSDTSEAVKEAVRIWNLSANPRYHLRSPERIADLFEGLELVEPGVVSVNEWKPDPSTPPGVIDQYCAVGRKP; encoded by the coding sequence ATGACAGAGAGCTCGGCCGTCGCTGGCGTCCGGCAGGGAGTCTCCAAGCTGGACACGAACGTTCCGCAGACGGCTCGCATCTGGAACTACCTGTTGGGCGGTAAGGATCACTTCGCCGCTGACCGCGCGGTCGGTGATCAGATCATCCAGGGCCTTCCGCAGCTCGCGGAGAACGCGCGCCTGTCCCGGGCGTATCTGGCCCGCGCGGCACGCTATCTGGCCGGCGAGGCCGGCGTGCGCCAGTTCCTCGACATCGGGACCGGCCTGCCTACCGCGGACAACACGCATCAGGTTGCCCAGTCGGTGGCGCCGGACGCCCGCATCGTCTACGTCGACAACGATCCCCTTGTCCTGACTCACGCGCGAGCCCTGCTCACCAGCAGTCCGCAGGGTGTCACCGACTACATCGACGCCGATCTCCGCGACACCGAGACCATCGTGCGCGAGGCGGCCCGGACGCTCGATCTGACCAAACCGGTGGCGGTGTTCCTGATGGGCATTCTCGGGCACATCGAGGGTGACGACGAAGCCAAGTCGATCATCGGCAGGATCATGGGCGCACTGCCGTCGGGTAGCTACCTCGCGATGTACGACGGCAGCGACACCAGCGAGGCGGTCAAGGAGGCGGTGCGGATCTGGAACCTCTCCGCGAACCCGCGTTATCACCTCCGCAGCCCCGAACGGATCGCTGACCTGTTCGAGGGGCTCGAGTTGGTCGAGCCCGGTGTGGTTTCGGTCAACGAGTGGAAACCGGACCCGTCCACCCCGCCGGGCGTCATCGACCAGTATTGCGCTGTCGGACGCAAGCCGTGA
- a CDS encoding histidine phosphatase family protein gives MAAPPGSAATEVAELTVIRHGQSTANAAFAIADAAGSTDSGVTGRDADIALSPLGEAQAVALGRHFGALPTDRRPQVVICSPYRRARQSWRLAVQAARAQGGPDLPESSVDERLRDRVTGELELLTRAAIAARFPAEVARRNSTGEFHYRPPGGESLLDVAARLSPLLDDVRRDHAGARVLLVAHDSVVLMLRQLVEGLSLAELETVVRAGPVTNASITRWTGETGRLVLAEYNTVTHLPGE, from the coding sequence GTGGCCGCACCACCCGGATCAGCGGCCACCGAGGTCGCCGAGCTGACGGTGATCCGGCACGGGCAGAGCACCGCGAATGCGGCGTTCGCGATCGCCGATGCGGCGGGGAGCACCGACAGTGGTGTCACCGGTCGGGACGCCGACATCGCGCTCTCACCGCTCGGCGAGGCGCAGGCGGTCGCGCTCGGACGGCACTTCGGTGCGCTCCCCACGGACCGGCGGCCCCAGGTGGTGATCTGTTCGCCGTACCGGCGAGCCCGGCAGAGTTGGCGGCTGGCGGTGCAGGCCGCGCGCGCGCAGGGCGGCCCGGACCTGCCGGAGTCCTCGGTCGACGAGCGGTTGCGTGACCGCGTGACGGGCGAACTGGAACTGCTCACCCGGGCCGCGATCGCCGCCCGCTTTCCGGCCGAGGTGGCCCGTCGCAACTCGACGGGGGAGTTCCACTACCGTCCACCCGGCGGGGAGTCGCTGCTGGATGTGGCGGCCCGCCTCAGCCCGCTGCTCGACGACGTACGGCGTGATCACGCCGGGGCCCGGGTGTTGCTGGTCGCCCACGATTCGGTGGTGCTGATGCTGCGTCAGCTGGTCGAGGGCCTGTCCCTGGCGGAGTTGGAGACGGTCGTACGGGCGGGACCCGTGACGAACGCCTCGATCACCCGCTGGACGGGCGAAACGGGACGACTGGTGCTCGCGGAGTACAACACGGTCACCCACCTGCCGGGGGAGTGA
- a CDS encoding TetR/AcrR family transcriptional regulator: MTNAAPASGTLSHRPKRADARRNYEKLVAAARTAFGEEGVSASLEDIARRAEVGIGTLYRHFPTRRELFEAVYIDEVEAVSRSAADLSGEPPWEALVGWLRRLVDYIGTKRALAEELIHDSEIFRRCRDEVYAAGQPLLERAQTAGVVRSDTNIDDVMRLVSGITLVKVTEPAQLERVLNLALDGLRPQAPRS, from the coding sequence GTGACGAACGCCGCACCGGCATCCGGCACCCTCTCCCACCGGCCGAAACGCGCCGACGCGCGCCGGAACTACGAGAAGCTGGTCGCGGCGGCACGCACCGCCTTCGGCGAGGAAGGCGTGTCGGCCTCACTGGAAGACATCGCCCGCCGGGCCGAGGTCGGCATCGGCACCCTCTACCGACACTTCCCCACCCGCCGGGAACTCTTCGAGGCGGTCTACATCGACGAGGTCGAAGCGGTCTCCCGCTCCGCCGCCGATCTGTCGGGCGAGCCACCCTGGGAAGCGCTCGTCGGCTGGCTGCGCCGGCTGGTGGACTACATCGGCACGAAGCGGGCGTTGGCCGAGGAACTGATACACGACTCCGAGATCTTCCGGCGCTGCCGGGACGAGGTATACGCCGCCGGCCAGCCGCTGCTCGAACGCGCCCAGACCGCCGGCGTCGTACGGTCCGACACCAACATCGACGACGTGATGCGGCTGGTCAGCGGGATCACCCTGGTCAAGGTGACCGAACCCGCGCAACTGGAGCGCGTGCTCAACCTGGCGCTCGACGGCCTGCGGCCGCAGGCCCCGAGGAGCTGA
- a CDS encoding MFS transporter has protein sequence MASTTRRTSPQVTFAVLGAGAGFFAMMQSLISPVLSTIQHDLHTSQSTVTWVLTAYLLSAAIFTPILGRVGDMIGKERVLVLTLVGLAVGCLLAAIAPNIGVLIIARLIQGIGGAVFPLSFGIIRDEFPPSRMSSAIGTMSAIIAVGGGLGVVLAGPIVGLLGYRWLFWIPLLIVGLTALAAHRFVPESPVRNRGRISWLATVLMSGWLVALLLAVSEAPKWGWQSTKVIGLLVAAVVIFAGWVTTEIRSANPLIDMRMMRLPAVWATNLVALLFGGAMFALYGFLPQFTQTPSAAGYGFGASVTEAGLLMLPMLVTMFAAGLLSGRIEPVFSAKAQLITGAAFSVLACAGLVVAHDARWQLGAAAAVFGLGIGLAYSAMTNLIVKSVPAHHTGAAVGMNANIRTIGGAIGAALMSSIVTANLQASGLPREAGYTHGFAMLAGLSVAAVAAALLVPTVRRASRSAADVVTPAPVAPSTPVVATR, from the coding sequence GTGGCATCGACCACCAGACGTACGTCCCCACAGGTGACCTTCGCCGTGCTCGGCGCCGGCGCCGGCTTTTTCGCGATGATGCAGTCGTTGATCAGCCCCGTGCTCTCCACGATCCAGCACGACCTGCACACCTCCCAGAGCACGGTGACCTGGGTGTTGACCGCCTACCTGCTCTCCGCGGCGATCTTCACGCCGATCCTCGGCCGGGTCGGCGACATGATCGGCAAGGAACGGGTACTGGTCCTCACCCTGGTGGGACTCGCGGTCGGCTGCCTGCTGGCCGCGATCGCACCCAACATCGGCGTGCTGATCATCGCCCGGCTCATCCAGGGCATCGGTGGCGCGGTGTTCCCACTCTCGTTCGGCATCATCCGGGACGAGTTCCCACCGTCCCGGATGTCCTCCGCGATCGGCACGATGTCGGCCATCATCGCGGTCGGCGGCGGCCTCGGCGTCGTACTCGCCGGACCGATCGTGGGCCTGCTCGGCTACCGGTGGCTGTTCTGGATCCCGCTGCTGATCGTCGGACTCACCGCGCTCGCGGCACACCGGTTCGTCCCCGAGTCGCCGGTACGTAACCGGGGCCGGATCAGCTGGCTCGCCACCGTACTGATGTCCGGGTGGCTCGTCGCGCTGCTCCTCGCGGTCAGCGAGGCGCCGAAGTGGGGCTGGCAGTCGACCAAGGTGATCGGCCTGCTGGTCGCGGCCGTCGTGATCTTCGCCGGCTGGGTCACCACCGAGATCCGCTCGGCGAACCCGCTCATCGACATGCGGATGATGCGGCTGCCCGCGGTCTGGGCCACCAACCTGGTCGCGCTGCTCTTCGGCGGGGCGATGTTCGCCCTCTACGGTTTCCTCCCGCAGTTCACCCAGACCCCCAGCGCGGCCGGGTACGGCTTCGGCGCGAGCGTCACCGAAGCCGGTCTGCTGATGCTGCCGATGCTGGTCACCATGTTCGCCGCGGGCCTGCTCAGTGGCCGGATCGAACCGGTGTTCAGCGCGAAGGCGCAGCTCATCACCGGTGCGGCCTTCAGTGTGTTGGCCTGTGCCGGGCTCGTCGTGGCACACGACGCGCGCTGGCAGCTCGGCGCCGCCGCCGCCGTCTTCGGCCTGGGCATCGGTCTGGCCTACTCGGCCATGACGAACCTGATCGTGAAGAGTGTGCCGGCCCACCACACCGGTGCCGCGGTCGGGATGAACGCCAACATCCGCACCATCGGCGGGGCGATCGGGGCCGCCCTGATGAGCAGCATCGTCACCGCCAACCTCCAGGCCAGTGGTCTGCCCCGGGAGGCGGGTTACACCCACGGCTTCGCGATGCTCGCCGGCCTGTCGGTGGCGGCCGTCGCGGCGGCGCTGCTCGTACCGACCGTGCGTCGGGCGTCCCGGTCAGCGGCGGACGTTGTGACACCGGCCCCGGTGGCACCCTCGACCCCGGTCGTCGCCACCAGGTGA
- a CDS encoding neutral zinc metallopeptidase, producing MTVETTYRSRPGAAVVGLVVALAVTLGCMGTPGAEPGEPSATGSAAPSGTSGEAVDGTMSVEEFERDIAGAVRLAEQYWQERFTESGQRFEAVGRVLTYSRSGEIACGQQEIPRNNAVYCPAGDFIAYDVNWAVGAFRQIGDAFIFFLLGHEYAHAIQARLGIRHQFTIQAELQADCMAGAYLGDSVQSRQLDLQDGDLDEFRAGLVAVGDDPDQPWFAEGSHGTAEQRIDSFFRGYDRSFAACDLT from the coding sequence ATGACGGTAGAGACCACGTACCGGTCCAGGCCAGGGGCGGCGGTGGTCGGCCTGGTCGTCGCCCTCGCGGTGACACTCGGCTGCATGGGTACGCCGGGCGCGGAGCCAGGCGAGCCATCCGCGACTGGTTCGGCCGCCCCGTCCGGCACCTCCGGTGAGGCGGTGGACGGGACCATGAGCGTCGAGGAGTTCGAGCGCGACATCGCCGGCGCGGTCCGCCTCGCCGAGCAGTACTGGCAGGAGCGCTTCACCGAGTCCGGTCAGCGGTTCGAGGCGGTCGGGCGGGTGCTCACCTACTCCCGGTCCGGTGAGATCGCCTGCGGCCAACAGGAGATCCCACGCAACAACGCGGTCTACTGCCCTGCGGGCGACTTCATCGCCTACGACGTGAACTGGGCGGTCGGCGCCTTCCGGCAGATCGGCGACGCGTTCATCTTCTTCCTGCTCGGCCACGAGTACGCGCACGCGATCCAGGCGCGTCTCGGCATCCGGCACCAGTTCACCATCCAGGCCGAGTTGCAGGCCGACTGCATGGCCGGGGCGTACCTCGGTGACTCGGTGCAGAGCAGGCAGCTCGACCTGCAGGACGGCGACCTCGACGAATTCCGGGCCGGTCTGGTGGCCGTCGGGGACGACCCGGACCAGCCATGGTTCGCCGAGGGCTCCCACGGCACCGCCGAGCAGCGGATCGACTCGTTCTTCCGCGGCTACGACCGCTCCTTCGCCGCCTGCGACCTCACCTGA
- a CDS encoding HAD family hydrolase: MLFDMDGTLVDSERIWEIALHELAAHYGGTLSAPARRAMVGSSMATSMAIMHADLGQEWRDAAYGAAWLEKRVAELFVDGLPWRPGALGLLQLVRAAGIPTALVTSTGRQLVEIALETLGRDSFDVVVCGDEVTAPKPDPEPYLTAARLLGAPIERCVAIEDSPTGVASAVAAGAAVLAVPSEVPLDPAEGVHLLESLTGADLALLARLVAGLDLPTPPA, encoded by the coding sequence GTGCTCTTCGACATGGACGGCACGCTCGTCGACAGCGAGCGGATCTGGGAGATCGCCCTGCACGAGTTGGCCGCGCACTACGGCGGGACCCTCTCGGCGCCGGCCCGGCGCGCCATGGTCGGCTCCAGCATGGCCACCTCCATGGCGATCATGCACGCCGACCTCGGCCAGGAGTGGCGGGACGCGGCCTACGGCGCGGCCTGGCTGGAGAAGCGGGTGGCCGAGTTGTTCGTCGACGGGTTGCCCTGGCGTCCGGGCGCGCTCGGCCTGCTGCAACTGGTCCGGGCCGCCGGCATCCCGACCGCCCTGGTCACCTCCACCGGCCGGCAACTCGTCGAGATCGCGCTGGAGACGCTCGGCCGGGACAGTTTCGACGTGGTCGTCTGCGGCGACGAGGTGACGGCCCCCAAACCCGATCCGGAGCCGTACCTGACGGCGGCACGGTTGCTCGGCGCACCGATCGAGCGGTGCGTGGCGATCGAGGATTCACCCACAGGGGTGGCGAGCGCGGTGGCCGCAGGTGCTGCCGTACTCGCGGTGCCGAGCGAGGTTCCGCTCGACCCGGCGGAGGGCGTACACCTGTTGGAGAGCCTGACCGGCGCGGACCTGGCGTTGCTCGCCCGCCTGGTGGCCGGACTGGATCTGCCGACGCCACCTGCCTGA